The Chamaesiphon minutus PCC 6605 DNA window CTTGCTCCTGATATCCTGCTGATATCAATGTTAATACCGTAATTTCTAGCACTTGTGGATCGACAATCCAGTAGGCAGGAATTTCTCGATCGAGATACTGATTTCGTTTGGCAATATAATCTCTATCTCGTTGTAGATTGCCAGGGCTGACTACTTCTATTACCAAATCTAGTGGTGCCATACTCAATCGAATCGTATTGCGAGAACGTAATTGTTCGATATGTTCTGGTTTAATAATCGTCAAATCGGGATAACGATTGCGAGGTTCTCCATTTACTTCCAACTCTAATCCATGTCCCCGAACGCGCAAATAGCCGACAATTGGCAGAAAAGAAGCTAATAAAAAATTAGCAATTCC harbors:
- a CDS encoding Uma2 family endonuclease gives rise to the protein MILSTGEVVKHPRFESFEEYLEYTDSNNRLYELFNGKLVEVPPESGFNIGIANFLLASFLPIVGYLRVRGHGLELEVNGEPRNRYPDLTIIKPEHIEQLRSRNTIRLSMAPLDLVIEVVSPGNLQRDRDYIAKRNQYLDREIPAYWIVDPQVLEITVLTLISAGYQEQVYRGSDKLLFQDTLLDLTADEILSAG